Proteins from a genomic interval of Rosa chinensis cultivar Old Blush chromosome 2, RchiOBHm-V2, whole genome shotgun sequence:
- the LOC112186127 gene encoding 2-oxoglutarate-dependent dioxygenase DAO, translated as MTPNLSVIARENQQRNSEMAIPVIDLNQFPDSEEYKKLREASEEWGCFRLVNHKIPLTLMSEMKMVVRSLLDLPMEIKKKNTDVIAGSGYMAPSKVNPLYEALGLYDLGSSQAVQTFCSQLDASSYQREVIEKYAGAIYEQIVDIGHKLAESLGLKTGFLNGWPCQFRINKYNFTPESVGSCGVQMHTDSSFLTILQDDENVGGLEVMSKSGAFIPVDPCPGTLVVNLGDIAKAWSNGRLLNLKHRVQCREATIRVSIATFLLGPKEEALEAPPEFIDSEHPRLYVPFTYDDFRKLRISKKLHAGEALELVRIKS; from the exons ATGACTCCGAACCTTAGCGTGATAGCCAGAGAAAACCAACAAAGAAACTCAGAAATGGCTATTCCAGTGATTGATCTGAATCAGTTTCCAGACTCTGAAGAGTACAAAAAACTGAGGGAAGCATCAGAGGAATGGGGCTGCTTCAGGCTAGTCAACCACAAGATCCCATTGACTCTGATGTCAGAGATGAAGATGGTGGTCAGATCTCTTCTTGATCTGCCCATGGAGATTAAGAAGAAGAACACTGATGTCATAGCTGGCAGTGGCTACATGGCGCCTAGCAAGGTCAACCCTCTCTATGAGGCTTTGGGTCTCTATGACTTGGGATCATCTCAGGCTGTGCAGACCTTTTGCTCTCAGTTGGATGCTTCTTCCTACCAGAG AGAGGTGATAGAGAAGTATGCAGGAGCAATTTATGAGCAGATAGTGGATATAGGGCATAAGTTGGCAGAGAGTCTCGGTTTGAAGACCGGTTTTCTTAATGGGTGGCCTTGCCAGTTTAGGATAAACAAGTACAATTTCACTCCTGAATCCGTTGGATCTTGCGGAGTTCAGATGCACACAGATTCGAGTTTTCTGACAATTCTTCAAGATGATGAAAATGTTGGAGGTCTTGAAGTGATGAGCAAGTCTGGTGCTTTTATACCAGTTGATCCTTGTCCAGGCACTCTCGTTGTCAATCTTGGAGACATTGCTAAG GCTTGGAGCAATGGGAGGCTGCTCAATTTGAAGCACAGAGTTCAATGCAGGGAGGCCACCATTCGAGTCTCCATTGCTACCTTTCTATTGGGACCAAAGGAGGAAGCACTGGAAGCTCCTCCGGAATTTATTGATTCGGAGCATCCACGTCTCTATGTCCCTTTCACTTATGATGATTTCAGAAAGCTCAGAATCTCCAAAAAATTGCATGCTGGTGAAGCTCTAGAACTTGTGCGCATCAAGTCTTAA
- the LOC112188064 gene encoding probable L-type lectin-domain containing receptor kinase S.5, with amino-acid sequence MVILFLSLLLLPEAAFTDAQTYEVKPYQFGPFDPTYYDRFAVLSPATINLGALQITPDSANGNFSKANKSGRILYNQSFTLWNSDLDSSSPGYVASFNSSFLINVYRLNSSGIHEDSAVPGEGIAFIIAPDLTLPANSAGQYLGLTNATTDGNPTNHLVAIELDTLKEGFDPDSNHMGLNINSVKSNKTVPLWDYGIEIAPPGTEFYMVWIQYDGGSHNLSVFMANQTDQSKDGKGAFVNIRPRPTSPILTANLNLKDIVNQKSYFGFAASTGSNIQLNCVLMWNLTVEILPDLEGGGDNDKVLKIALGVGAGLVLVLLCLFGVGCYVYKRRKAKASDPNILGALKSLPGTPREFSYRELKKATNNFDDKHKLGQGGFGVVYRAVLAKEDNLEVAVKMFSRDEVKGRDDFLAELTIINRLRHKHLVRLLGWCHKNGMLLIVYEYMPNGSLDNHLFSGPENTTLGWKQRYKIVTGVASALHYLHNEYDQRVVHRDLKASNIMLDTHFNARLGDFGLARALDNEKTSYAELEGVPGTMGYIAPECFHTGKATCESDVYGFGAVVLEVVCGQRPWTKIGGYQFLVDWVWSLHREGRVLEAVDERLGNDYVIEEAQRLLLLGLACSHPIANERPKTQTIVQIISGSVPVPRVPPFKPSFVWPSMPEGVSSIANTVNTTSSWPVGMSASDRSEWSPHLDSRDIYSDSSSLV; translated from the exons ATGGTGATTCTGTTTCTCTCCCTTCTGTTGTTGCCGGAGGCGGCTTTCACCGACGCTCAGACCTACGAGGTGAAACCCTACCAGTTCGGTCCCTTTGATCCAACATATTACGACAGGTTCGCAGTCCTCAGCCCCGCCACGATCAACTTAGGAGCTCTTCAGATCACGCCGGACTCCGCCAATGGCAACTTCAGCAAGGCCAACAAGTCTGGTAGGATCTTGTACAACCAGTCTTTCACCCTCTGGAACTCTGATCTCGACTCTTCTTCTCCGGGATACGTCGCCTCTTTCAACTCGTCCTTCCTCATTAACGTCTATCGTCTCAACAGCTCCGGCATCCACGAGGACTCCGCCGTCCCCGGAGAGGGCATCGCCTTCATTATAGCCCCGGATTTGACCCTCCCAGCAAACAGCGCCGGTCAATATCTCGGTTTGACCAACGCCACCACCGACGGTAACCCCACCAATCACTTGGTGGCAATTGAGCTCGACACTTTGAAGGAGGGCTTCGATCCGGACAGCAACCACATGGGGCTGAATATCAACTCGGTTAAGTCTAACAAGACGGTGCCGCTTTGGGATTACGGGATCGAGATCGCGCCACCAGGCACGGAGTTTTATATGGTCTGGATCCAATACGACGGTGGGTCACATAATCTGTCGGTGTTCATGGCCAACCAGACCGATCAGAGCAAGGACGGGAAAGGAGCGTTTGTTAATATCCGGCCTCGGCCCACCAGCCCAATTCTAACCGCCAACCTTAACCTCAAGGACATTGTCAACCAAAAGTCCTACTTCGGATTTGCCGCGTCCACCGGAAGTAACATCCAGCTCAACTGCGTGTTGATGTGGAATCTAACGGTGGAGATTCTGCCGGACTTGGAAGGTGGAGGGGACAACGATAAGGTGTTGAAGATAGCACTAGGGGTGGGTGCCGGGTTGGTTTTAGTCCTACTGTGTTTATTCGGGGTGGGTTGTTATGTGTACAAAAGGCGAAAGGCTAAGGCGTCGGACCCTAACATTTTGGGCGCGCTTAAGAGCCTTCCCGGAACACCAAGGGAGTTCAGTTACCGAGAGCTTAAGAAAGCCACCAACAACTTCGACGACAAGCACAAATTAGGCCAAGGTGGGTTCGGGGTGGTATACCGAGCTGTGCTAGCTAAGGAGGATAACCTCGAAGTGGCAGTGAAGATGTTCTCAAGGGACGAGGTTAAGGGCAGAGACGACTTTTTGGCCGAGCTCACCATCATTAACCGCCTTCGCCACAAACACCTCGTCCGGTTACTCG GTTGGTGCCACAAGAATGGGATGCTTCTCATTGTCTACGAGTACATGCCTAACGGGAGCTTGGACAACCACCTATTCTCcgggccggaaaacacaacccTAGGATGGAAACAGAGGTACAAGATCGTCACGGGTGTGGCCTCAGCCCTACACTACCTCCACAACGAGTACGACCAAAGAGTAGTCCACAGAGACCTCAAGGCTAGCAACATAATGCTTGACACCCACTTCAACGCGCGCCTAGGCGACTTCGGCTTGGCGCGCGCTCTGGACAATGAAAAGACCTCATACGCTGAACTCGAAGGTGTCCCGGGCACGATGGGGTACATCGCCCCGGAGTGCTTCCACACGGGAAAAGCCACATGCGAGTCTGACGTGTACGGGTTCGGGGCGGTGGTTCTAGAAGTTGTGTGCGGTCAACGGCCGTGGACTAAAATCGGCGGATACCAATTTCTAGTGGATTGGGTATGGTCGTTGCATAGAGAAGGGCGTGTGCTGGAGGCTGTGGACGAGAGGTTGGGTAATGACTACGTAATTGAGGAGGCCCAAAGGCTTTTGCTTCTTGGGCTGGCTTGTTCCCATCCAATTGCGAACGAAAGGCCCAAGACCCAAACTATAGTTCAAATCATTTCCGGGTCGGTTCCAGTCCCCCGAGTCCCACCTTTCAAACCCTCTTTCGTGTGGCCTTCCATGCCGGAAGGAGTGAGCAGCATTGCCAACACGGTTAACACGACGTCGTCCTGGCCTGTCGGGATGTCAGCCTCCGATAGGTCTGAGTGGAGCCCACATTTGGACAGCAGGGATATATATAGTGACAGCTCTTCCCTGGTTTAA
- the LOC112187201 gene encoding uncharacterized protein LOC112187201 encodes MQDSKIPLSDEFTIPKSRKKKVSAQKGPLFQVQGNDVNGAPSLPLKAGNKPSKRNLKREVSPMVQQPERSNSNSLPDSSSSGSNYRELRLKYLMMEEESFAVGKDLREVEDEVKTLEEEKFALLDQLVVLEGLVDPSELHPQGLHSS; translated from the coding sequence ATGCAGGATTCAAAGATTCCCCTTTCGGATGAATTTACGATTCCCAAGTCACGGAAGAAGAAAGTCTCTGCCCAGAAAGGCCCCTTGTTTCAGGTACAAGGGAATGATGTGAATGGGGCTCCTTCTCTTCCTCTGAAAGCTGGGAACAAACCATCCAAAAGGAACTTGAAGAGGGAAGTTTCTCCAATGGTCCAGCAACCAGAGAGGTCAAACTCAAATTCGCTGCCTGATTCATCTTCGTCTGGAAGCAACTACCGTGAGCTAAGGCTCAAGTACTTGATGATGGAGGAAGAGAGCTTTGCAGTGGGGAAAGATCTACGAGAGGTTGAAGACGAGGTTAAGACCCTTGAGGAGGAGAAGTTTGCACTCTTGGATCAGCTTGTTGTGTTAGAAGGCCTCGTTGATCCTTCAGAGTTGCACCCCCAGGGGTTGCATTCATCCTAG